A section of the Armatimonadota bacterium genome encodes:
- a CDS encoding GAF domain-containing protein: MELEATRELIRAAANTWSEDDLLNEMVHIVQRETRADSCDILFRDSQDGLILRASTVVPEMVGRLKLGKGIGITGQVILQGEGEYVSNHAFKHPNYAKYPGLSEHESGAVAAIPLRHVTGHLFGVLLLRRQKPWRFSAPVKKKLEESATTLAMVYKSFRAGFQVGAQSNRLGALNEVTQRMTNSPYLDEILQLLVNLTAQQFNYKVCTVRLVDEAGKELVLKATQATVKAYQRKRAIQIGESIAGRALEEDRPIIVRDVQTDSEYIGHDLAVEQGLRSMICVPLSIAEKPVGVLSCYTEEVRDFSPDEIKALETLAQQAALAIENAKLQVRGTLMQEMHHRVKNNLQQVASLLRLQLRTANYKTLEQALNDVLTRILTISSVHDLLSREDLDHVGIKSIAEALVHHHQSSLLMPNKKISFLVRGVDLKLNMNQATSVALLLNELISNAIEHGFEICSEGEIHVTVEEKDGNVNLWVSNSGDKLPPEFNPKDSKSLGLQIVENLSRSMNGTFSLRDVLGWTVSEVSFPRQTGE; this comes from the coding sequence ATGGAACTAGAAGCCACTCGCGAACTGATAAGAGCCGCCGCCAATACTTGGTCGGAAGACGATCTGTTGAACGAGATGGTGCATATCGTCCAACGAGAGACGAGAGCTGATTCGTGCGATATTCTATTCCGAGACTCTCAAGATGGGCTGATTCTACGCGCGAGTACGGTTGTGCCGGAAATGGTCGGGAGGCTCAAACTCGGAAAGGGAATTGGAATCACCGGACAAGTCATTCTGCAGGGAGAGGGCGAGTATGTATCGAACCATGCGTTTAAGCATCCAAACTACGCGAAGTATCCTGGCCTGAGTGAGCACGAATCGGGCGCCGTGGCGGCAATTCCTCTGCGACACGTGACTGGACACCTTTTCGGAGTGTTGTTATTGAGGCGCCAGAAGCCCTGGCGCTTTTCGGCACCGGTTAAGAAGAAGCTCGAAGAGAGCGCGACGACTTTGGCGATGGTCTACAAGTCGTTCCGCGCCGGGTTTCAAGTCGGGGCTCAATCCAACCGACTGGGAGCTTTGAACGAGGTCACTCAGCGGATGACGAACTCGCCCTATTTGGACGAGATTCTTCAGCTGCTGGTTAACCTCACTGCTCAACAGTTCAACTACAAGGTGTGCACAGTTCGGCTCGTTGATGAGGCAGGAAAAGAGCTCGTCCTCAAAGCCACGCAGGCTACGGTCAAGGCATACCAGCGCAAGCGGGCTATCCAAATCGGAGAGTCCATCGCAGGACGCGCTCTAGAAGAAGACCGACCGATCATTGTGCGCGACGTCCAGACCGACAGCGAGTACATCGGCCACGATCTGGCAGTTGAGCAGGGCCTAAGAAGCATGATCTGCGTCCCGCTCAGCATTGCCGAGAAGCCTGTTGGAGTTTTGAGCTGCTACACCGAGGAAGTCCGAGACTTCTCGCCCGATGAGATCAAGGCCCTCGAAACTCTGGCTCAACAGGCCGCGCTCGCCATTGAAAATGCCAAACTTCAAGTGCGCGGAACCCTGATGCAGGAAATGCACCACCGGGTCAAAAACAACCTACAACAAGTTGCATCGCTCCTACGCCTTCAACTCAGAACGGCGAACTACAAGACACTAGAACAAGCGCTTAACGACGTCCTTACCCGTATCCTAACGATCTCTTCAGTTCATGATCTACTGAGTCGAGAAGACCTCGACCACGTTGGCATCAAGAGTATCGCCGAGGCTCTTGTCCACCACCACCAAAGTTCTCTGCTCATGCCGAACAAAAAGATTTCCTTTCTTGTTCGTGGCGTTGACTTAAAGTTGAACATGAACCAGGCAACTTCCGTGGCTCTTCTTTTGAACGAGCTAATCAGTAATGCTATCGAACACGGGTTTGAGATTTGCAGCGAGGGAGAGATTCACGTGACGGTCGAAGAGAAGGACGGGAACGTTAATCTCTGGGTCAGCAATAGCGGCGACAAACTGCCCCCGGAATTCAATCCAAAGGACTCGAAGAGCCTCGGGCTTCAGATCGTCGAAAACCTATCTCGATCCATGAACGGAACTTTTTCGCTCCGTGATGTGTTAGGTTGGACGGTCAGCGAAGTCAGTTTCCCAAGACAGACCGGCGAATAG
- a CDS encoding dihydrolipoamide acetyltransferase family protein: MRVEILMPELGESVHEGTVSRWLKQVGDTVKEDEPVVEIMTDKVNTELGAPSAGVLAEIVIGEGAPVKVFEAMGFIETDAAAAASAPAPVAKKEEAPKAESPAPTPAELATSNLQPSTEKRWYTPLVRAMAKDNNVSDAQLATITGSGEGGRVTKKDLEAFLAGSGSKAAPVAKAPEFKAPPTTVAGPDQEVTPLAGMRKMIADHMVKSSQVPTVTTITEVDVTHMVNFRDKNKETFLETYGVKLTYTPFFIKALTEAVVEFPLMNAALMPDNNIVKTKGVHMGVAVALGAKGEGGLIVPVIRDCHSKSLIDIARDLDVIAKKARSNSLSVADVQGGTFTLTNPGTYGALFGTPMINAPQAGILGVYAIKKTPVIVDDMIAIRSIMHLVLTYDHRLIDGMLAGAFLASVRDKLAKFDFFK; the protein is encoded by the coding sequence ATGCGTGTAGAAATCTTGATGCCCGAGCTTGGTGAATCTGTCCATGAAGGAACAGTCAGCCGCTGGTTAAAACAGGTAGGCGACACCGTCAAGGAAGACGAGCCGGTAGTTGAGATCATGACCGATAAGGTCAACACCGAACTCGGTGCTCCTTCGGCGGGCGTGCTGGCCGAAATCGTTATCGGCGAAGGTGCCCCAGTCAAAGTTTTTGAAGCGATGGGCTTTATCGAGACGGATGCAGCTGCCGCTGCAAGTGCACCTGCTCCTGTAGCCAAGAAGGAAGAAGCTCCGAAAGCCGAATCGCCTGCTCCAACGCCGGCAGAACTTGCAACTTCCAACCTTCAACCTTCAACTGAGAAGCGCTGGTACACCCCGCTCGTCCGCGCTATGGCGAAGGACAACAATGTCTCCGACGCCCAACTCGCCACGATCACTGGCTCTGGCGAAGGCGGACGGGTTACCAAGAAGGATCTCGAGGCATTCCTTGCAGGTAGCGGCTCCAAAGCTGCTCCGGTCGCAAAGGCTCCAGAATTCAAGGCTCCGCCCACAACCGTAGCTGGGCCAGACCAAGAAGTCACCCCTCTGGCTGGAATGCGAAAGATGATCGCCGACCACATGGTCAAGTCATCACAGGTCCCAACCGTCACCACGATCACCGAAGTCGACGTTACTCACATGGTTAACTTCCGGGATAAGAACAAGGAGACGTTCCTTGAGACCTACGGTGTCAAGCTCACCTACACTCCGTTCTTTATCAAAGCTCTCACCGAGGCTGTTGTCGAGTTCCCGCTAATGAACGCCGCCCTGATGCCTGATAACAACATTGTGAAAACCAAGGGCGTTCACATGGGCGTCGCGGTTGCGCTTGGAGCCAAAGGCGAAGGCGGCCTCATCGTCCCCGTCATCCGAGACTGTCACTCTAAGTCGCTGATCGACATCGCTCGGGACCTGGATGTCATCGCGAAGAAGGCTCGGTCTAACTCGCTTTCCGTTGCTGATGTGCAAGGCGGAACCTTCACGTTGACGAATCCGGGTACCTACGGTGCTCTGTTCGGAACCCCGATGATCAACGCGCCCCAGGCGGGAATCTTGGGCGTTTACGCGATCAAGAAGACCCCGGTCATTGTCGACGACATGATTGCCATCCGCTCTATCATGCACCTGGTTCTGACATACGATCACCGGCTGATTGACGGCATGCTGGCCGGAGCTTTCTTGGCTTCCGTTCGCGATAAGCTTGCGAAGTTCGATTTCTTTAAGTAA
- a CDS encoding phenylalanine 4-monooxygenase: MTTANEEVPVQIGLTTNEAPFIEERKAAGELYIQQPYNLYSEANHEAWAALYSRMAPRWEKYANQHFMRGIANLCLDPRRVPKLDDVNQFLNPLTGFKAKAVAGYVPAFMFFDCLRNREFPTTITIRRGDKLDYLPEPDIFHDIAGHVPMHTDRAFADTLVRFGDLAHLAAEIAQGIKDPEKQVRKVESIIKAMARFFWFTIEFGLMKESDGMKVYGSGLLSSYGEIEHCVESPEVQRYPIQLEWVINQYFEIDHYQPLLFWVDSFDHLFSLVGELELWMKDGKLDNVSPGEPLVNEADLRSFIAAEFSSQSVD; encoded by the coding sequence ATGACAACTGCGAACGAAGAAGTTCCGGTTCAAATCGGTCTCACTACTAACGAAGCCCCGTTTATTGAAGAGCGCAAGGCGGCTGGCGAGCTCTACATCCAGCAACCGTACAATCTCTATTCGGAAGCGAACCACGAGGCTTGGGCTGCGCTCTACTCGCGAATGGCTCCGCGCTGGGAAAAGTATGCTAACCAACACTTCATGCGGGGCATCGCAAATCTGTGCCTCGATCCTCGGCGAGTCCCGAAGCTTGATGATGTTAACCAGTTTCTAAATCCCCTGACTGGGTTTAAGGCAAAGGCCGTTGCTGGCTACGTTCCAGCATTTATGTTCTTCGATTGCCTTCGCAATCGCGAGTTTCCCACCACGATCACCATCCGGCGCGGTGACAAGCTCGACTATCTTCCGGAACCCGATATCTTCCACGACATCGCTGGTCATGTGCCAATGCACACAGACCGAGCTTTTGCCGACACGTTGGTTAGGTTCGGTGATCTGGCTCATCTCGCAGCGGAGATCGCTCAAGGAATCAAGGATCCCGAGAAGCAGGTCAGAAAGGTCGAGAGCATTATCAAAGCGATGGCCAGGTTCTTCTGGTTCACCATCGAATTCGGATTGATGAAAGAATCCGACGGGATGAAGGTGTACGGCAGCGGTTTGCTCAGCTCATATGGTGAGATCGAGCACTGTGTCGAATCGCCAGAAGTACAACGATATCCGATCCAGCTCGAATGGGTCATCAACCAGTACTTTGAAATCGACCACTACCAACCCTTGCTGTTCTGGGTTGACAGTTTTGATCATCTCTTCTCGCTCGTTGGCGAGCTTGAGCTGTGGATGAAAGACGGCAAACTCGACAACGTCTCGCCAGGTGAGCCGCTTGTCAACGAGGCGGATTTGCGGAGCTTTATTGCCGCCGAATTCAGCTCTCAATCGGTAGACTAG
- a CDS encoding pitrilysin family protein: MSEINKTTLDNGVRILVENVPYVRSAAIGLWCKTGSRHEFEHEAGITHLIEHMLFKGTERRTAKEIAESIEGRGGMLNAFTDKESTCYYCRVLSDDVANGVDVLSDMMLHSNFDPEELEREEEVVCEEIKRSLDEPSDHVHELHLGYRWGDHPLGKPIIGTEESVRSFRATNIRDYMDRRYRAENVVLSIAGNVDVEQVKEVAEKYLGKIQSGGESTQVSRPSGIAAVNEVSKDTEQVHFCIGTDGISVYDEEEIAVMSILDSALGGSMSSRLFQEIREKRGLVYSVGSYVLSYGAGGAYTVYGGTSQKNWELVKDLVRKEFDDVMANGLSADELDRTKKSLAGNLVLALEGMNSRMMRQSRNELSYQRQVTVDEALERLNKVTNDQIVALASRTLGADKVSITAIGPF; this comes from the coding sequence ATGAGCGAAATCAATAAAACCACGCTGGACAACGGCGTACGAATCCTTGTCGAAAATGTCCCCTATGTCCGCTCAGCGGCCATAGGGCTCTGGTGCAAAACCGGCTCACGCCATGAGTTTGAGCACGAAGCTGGGATTACCCACCTCATCGAGCATATGCTCTTCAAAGGAACCGAACGACGGACGGCCAAGGAGATCGCGGAGTCAATCGAGGGTCGCGGAGGGATGCTCAATGCATTTACGGACAAAGAGTCTACTTGCTATTACTGCCGAGTTCTCTCGGACGATGTCGCGAATGGCGTCGACGTACTGTCGGACATGATGCTGCACTCAAATTTTGATCCCGAGGAATTGGAGAGGGAAGAAGAAGTTGTCTGCGAGGAAATCAAAAGATCTCTTGATGAGCCGAGTGACCATGTTCACGAACTTCATCTTGGCTACCGCTGGGGTGACCACCCGCTTGGAAAGCCGATCATCGGCACCGAAGAGTCAGTTCGCTCCTTCCGGGCAACCAACATCCGGGACTACATGGATCGGCGCTACCGTGCAGAAAACGTTGTCCTGAGCATCGCAGGAAACGTCGATGTTGAGCAGGTCAAAGAAGTTGCTGAAAAGTATCTGGGCAAAATTCAAAGTGGTGGTGAGTCGACGCAGGTCTCACGACCATCAGGTATTGCCGCCGTGAACGAAGTTAGTAAGGACACAGAGCAGGTGCACTTCTGCATCGGAACGGATGGAATTTCAGTGTACGACGAGGAAGAAATCGCGGTGATGAGCATTCTTGATTCAGCCCTTGGCGGCTCGATGTCCAGCCGTCTCTTTCAAGAGATTCGGGAGAAACGGGGTCTCGTTTACTCTGTCGGCTCGTACGTCCTTAGTTACGGAGCGGGCGGAGCGTACACCGTTTACGGCGGAACCAGCCAGAAGAATTGGGAACTGGTGAAGGACCTTGTTCGAAAAGAATTCGATGACGTGATGGCAAATGGCCTCTCGGCAGACGAACTTGACCGAACGAAAAAATCGCTCGCTGGAAATCTCGTGTTGGCTCTTGAGGGGATGAACTCCCGTATGATGCGGCAAAGCCGAAACGAGTTGAGCTATCAGCGACAAGTGACCGTCGATGAGGCTCTCGAGCGACTGAACAAGGTGACGAACGACCAAATCGTCGCCCTTGCCAGCCGAACGTTGGGCGCTGACAAAGTGAGCATCACCGCTATCGGCCCCTTCTGA
- a CDS encoding fumarylacetoacetate hydrolase family protein, with the protein MKLCRFELKSEPGTIRSGMVYDGKIYETDGTEAIGVHEAADVRPLAPVPTPPSIRVFRTDVAETGFVYANPAAVIGPSMVIELPDTSAEYVVRSYIGAVIGGTGYQLDEDEAEAVLLGFTLVNILSSNSIQQDDGPLIGRAQDFGIMVGPVITTPDDLDDVMTPTDNGIMYKLSASIRVNGDEKGFLNFEEFSLSLVEAVKLASETCTVKSGDLLCIGPLFEDSTCAVSKGDEFQFSMERLGMLSTKLG; encoded by the coding sequence GTGAAACTTTGCCGTTTTGAACTGAAATCCGAGCCAGGAACAATTCGCTCAGGAATGGTTTACGACGGAAAAATCTATGAAACCGACGGGACCGAGGCCATTGGAGTTCATGAGGCTGCCGATGTGCGTCCGCTTGCCCCGGTGCCGACTCCGCCTTCGATTCGGGTGTTCCGGACGGATGTTGCGGAGACCGGTTTTGTGTACGCCAACCCTGCCGCCGTGATCGGGCCAAGCATGGTGATCGAACTTCCTGATACCTCCGCCGAATATGTGGTTCGCTCCTATATTGGAGCCGTGATTGGTGGGACTGGCTACCAACTCGACGAAGACGAAGCTGAGGCAGTTCTTCTTGGTTTCACTCTTGTCAACATTCTTTCTTCAAACAGCATTCAGCAAGACGACGGGCCCTTGATCGGCCGAGCGCAGGATTTCGGAATCATGGTTGGCCCCGTGATCACGACTCCGGACGACCTCGATGATGTGATGACCCCTACGGACAACGGAATCATGTACAAGCTTTCGGCGTCAATTAGGGTGAATGGCGATGAGAAGGGCTTCCTGAACTTCGAGGAGTTTTCGCTTTCTCTCGTCGAAGCTGTAAAGCTCGCCAGTGAAACCTGCACCGTCAAGAGTGGCGACCTTCTCTGTATCGGACCTCTATTCGAGGATTCGACCTGCGCCGTTTCAAAAGGCGACGAATTTCAATTTTCAATGGAGCGTCTTGGGATGCTCTCCACCAAACTTGGCTAA